Below is a genomic region from Dryobates pubescens isolate bDryPub1 chromosome 1, bDryPub1.pri, whole genome shotgun sequence.
GTGCAGAACAGAGACTGACAATTATTGGCAATCATGTGGTCAGCTCAAGTGTACAGTAtttcaattaaaataaaaccataaaatcctttttctgttttaaaaagtaCCATCTACCATATAATTTCTCTGAATGAACTCTACAAATATACACATTATATCATGCTAGAGGAACTTGAGAACCACTTTTTTCTTGTTCCCAGGGTCTCCTGACTGTTGGTAAGACATTACAGGGGTAATGATAGAATTGGTTTACAGCTGCAGATTCTGCCAAATGTCTCACAAATTATATTTGGCAAACAGCACTGCCCCTGTTTCACCAAGATAATGAGCTGATGCTTTGTTTATGTGGCACCAAAGGAAAATACCGGTTATGGGCTTGTGATAGAATTTCAGAAAGCTTGCCTGGTATTCTAAACTTCTGATCCACTTAATAGTTACCACTCTATTAAAGACAGAGTAAGACATACTTTAAAAGTAtcctttcaaaaagaaaaaacccaaactgttaATTAAATACCTTGTGTccttgtttcatagaatcatagaatcgttttggttggaaaagacctctaagatcatcgagtccaaccatcaacctaacaccaccatggctgttaaaccacatctcaaagtgccatgtccagacATTTCTTGgtcacttccagggatggtgactccagcatctccctgggcagtctgttccaatgcatgaccactcttgcaggaaagaaatttttcctaatctccaacctaaacctcccctggcacaatttcaggccatttcctcttatcatatcactacagagaagagacttagccccacctcactgcaacctcctttcaaggagttgtagagaccaatgaggtctcccttcagccgcctcttctccagacaaaacaaaTCCAGTTCCCCCAGCTACTCCTCAGCAGCTACAGCCACAGGTGTGGCTATGCATACACTACTTTTTACATCTGATACTGTcaaacacagagctgcacaggctgtATGTTGCTGTACATGCTGCTCACCCATGCAGGATTTAGCAATAAAAGGTTGCTTTTAGGTCTGAATCCCATGGCACACAAAGGGGAAGATGCTACATCAGCCCTGAGCCTGAAGCCATCAGGCATCTGGAAAAGGTAAACAGCATAACCTTGACACttgaagaggttgcccagggaggttgtggatgtccccctctctggacacgttcaaggccaggttggatgggactctgagcaacctgatcaagtggaaggtgtccctgccagggaggttagaactagatgatctttaaggtcccttccaacccaaaccattctatgactctatgaatctatggcAGTGCTGTTCTCTGAATGACTCTGAGGAGAACAAGAAGGAAGCACTGGGTCTGAACTGAATCTGGGACTCTGCTCTGAGACAGGCTGTTTCCAGTCTGTGTCCTGTGGTACAAACCTGCCTGGTAAGGGCTACACTTTATTGACAAATCCCCTGGGAATTTTGTTTTGGCAACAGCATTAGACCAAGAGTGAAGCATACCATATCAGGAGTGCGTCCAAGTGCCCTGACACAGTTGGCTCCCACAGCCAGACTGTCAGCAGGCTCAGCTGGCATATCCTGGTCTCCCTGTCTCctccactgctggcacagcagagtcCCAGGGGGATTCAGCCTAGGAACCAGGTGCTATTTCTTGAGTTTGGGAGATGATCTTCTGCTCTGGTTCTTCACCTGGATGGTCAGATGAGGTGGGCAGGACATGTTGTGGGAGTCTGGCAGGGATGGCAGAGGAGACATGGCCCAAAAGGGAAGGGCAAGGTGGTGCAGATCACTGACCTCTACAGTTATCCTGGCAAAGGGTGAGACCCAAGGTCTTCATCTTGGGTGATGGCAGCAAACAAAAGCCTTGGGACCTCTGAGACCATGACACTGACCACTGAGGGTGGCTTGGGGAACCCCCTCTTAAGTTTTCTGAAAATGAGCACCATTAGCAGTCCTTCTTGTGTGGTCTGCATCTTTGTGCAGCTTCATTGGCTGCATTTTTGGGATGGAAGAACAGGGATACAATAGGAAACCTGACAGTAACCATCCCAGGAGAAGCATCTTTTGTGAGAAAGGACAGGGAATGTGGGGCTCTTGATTTGAGCTTGAGATAAGGACCAGTGGCACCTGTTGAgaaagctggggcaggggaggcccTGTCCACTGGTCTAGAGCTGGCTGAGGAGTGGATGAGGAGAGAGGGGTTGCAAGCTTCCAGTTGTGAAGAGGCCTCTTTCTGCCCTTTAGTGTTTAGTGTTCACCAGCAAATATACAAGATCTGCTTGTACTGAGGCAGCAAAGGTCCTGAAAGTTTGTCCAAGGCTGCCATTGGTGGTGAAAACTGGAATGCTcagcagaaagaagagaggCATGTAGGGCTGCCTTGCTTCTTCactttaagggggaaaaaagatggaAATGTGAGAAGGACAGGGTTCATGCAATGTGGACATTGTGGAATGGGCTAGTGGGGAAGAacagaaagatggagagggTACATACGCCTCTGATTTTGCTGAAAGACTGTGAGGAGGTGACACTTAACCTTGATTGAGATTGCACCAATTTAAGATGAAAGAGACAGTGCACTAACACCCTGAGCAAGTTATAGGGGAGGTAGCTTCTTCAGCTGGCATGTGTGACCCTTCTGATAGGTCCAACTACCTTGTTACTACTGAGTTGCTAATGCAAGCACAGAGAGATCTTGAAGGGATTTATGGACGTTCCCTAGCAAAATCCTGGCTCCAAGGCCAGACAGATCCTGGCTATGTTTGGGCATGAGAGCCTGCAACTGCTAATAACTAACGCTcagctgcccttcctgctgccatCTAGTGTTTCCTCATGGACAGAAGGCCCCCCGCAAGAAACGAGCTCCAAACTGATGGGCTCAGAACAAACGTCATTTATTCCTGCTGAAATAGAACAGATGGACAACACAcaagctgaaggagagggaaCGGGGAGAGACTCAGTACTCAGGGTGAATGTTTAGAGAGGCACCTAACAATATTTGTAACTAACAATATTTGTAACTATTCCACCCAGGAACAGACACATCTCCATTGCAAGATAATCCAAGCAGAAGCTTTTCTTAACCAAGAGAGACTAGCAGGAGAAGCTTGGcagggtctccttctctggcctTGCTACTCTCACAGAAACACATGGTATGTTTACTTGTTTGTCATCAGGTGCCGATTTTTCTTTCAAGTATCTATGATGGCTAACAAGAGGTTATTGCAGGGGACAAAAGATTTGACGCATGGCTTTGAAGAGCTGTAAGAGGATGGTTTTCCATCTGCAGCACATCCTGGATTCGTGCTGGAACTGCCGAACTCTGACCctgttaatcacagaatggtttgggttggaagggacgattaaagatcatctagttccaaccccccaccacaggcagagacacctgccactagaccatgttgctcagTGCTTTTtccaatctggccttaaacacctccacagagggggcatccacaacctccctgggcaacttgttccagtgtctcaccaccctcactggaaagaatttcttcctaatatccagtctaaatctgccctcctccagacatTCCCTCATTAATAACTCAAGAGTTCACAGGCTGGGTGGTGCAATGACAACAGAGACAGCATTCTTTCTCCCCAGGCCTCTTAAGGTGTTTTAAGTCAATGTCCAAAACAACCACAAATCGTTTTCCTTTGGAGGCCCTGACTTTGGTGCTTTACTTCCTGACAACCTGAGAAAGAAAGCTGCCAGGAAGGACTACACAAGTGAGAAATGGCAAAAAAGCAGCTAACTGAAGAAAACAGACTGCCCCAAGACAAAGGAAAGCCATAATGGGCAGCCTTTAAAGGACTGCTGGTATTGTGTGAAATCAGGGATAGGAACTGAGTCATTTGCAGAGAAGTCTTCCCGTTTATAATGTTGGCAGCAACGTTTCAATATTGTAGAAATTGGCTGCATGTTCTCAGAGCAGGCATAACACGATTTGTTTGGCTGAAGAGCAGTATCAGCCCAGCAAGGGACAGAACCAAAcccttcagcaggagggagtgTGTACTTCCCTGCTTATAGATCACCTCTCAAGTCAAAACATGAAAGTTGTCTCAGGCCCTTAGGTCGGCAGAACAGAAAGTCACAGCATTGCAGAACGGTAGGGGTTAGAAAGGATCTCTGgcaatcatctactccaacccccctgctaacacaggttcacctagatcaggttgcacaggattgcaatgtccaaatgagttttgaatgtccccagagaaggagactccacaacctctctgggcagcctgctccagtgctccagcaccctcacagaaaatatttttccttaagtgaaacttcctgtgttccaattTGTGactactgccccttgtccttgcactggccaccactgagaagaacctaaccccatcctcttgaccctcaTCTTTTAGATACTGGTCAGCATTGAGAAGACAacctctgtcttctcttctccagactaaagaaccccaggtctcccagcctctcctgataagagatgctccagtcccctcatcatctctgtggccctctgtgaactctctccagcagttccctgtctcttgtataggagagcccagaactggacacaatactcagctgtggcctcacctggTGTTCGGagttttcttaatgcaccccagaataccatttgccttcttggccacatgagcacattgctggctcatgctgaatttcttgtccaccagaactcccaggccCCTtcaacacagagctgcttcccaacaGGCCAGCCCCAGGTGCACAGTGGTAGAGTCCATGTGTCTCATTCATACTACTCCTGCAGTGGCCACATGcttgctgctcagaggacaatAGCCACATGGCTTCAGAACCAAACTCTCCTCCATCCAGCAGCCAGagactgctgctggggctccggCATCGGAGTTCACCAAAATCTGAAGTGGGCCTGGGTACTGCTTTCTGAGCAACCATTACTTTTACTGTATGGGGAAGTGGGTGAGGGCTTTGTGGATGAGATAGAGGCCAAAGTCACAAGAACCACCACAAAGCTTGTGGGGGGCACACCATGTTCTCTGCTCTTCAGTCCTCTGCCCATCAGTTTTAAGATGTCTTCATTTCTTTTAGCAACTCTTTTTCTGTAATTTTTTAAAGAGAGTTTTGTGTAAATGTTGTAAAATTTTGTTTCTCAAGGAACAAGTTTTGTCCTGGACTCACACAACTTCGTTTCCTTGCTACTCCTTTTCCAATAATAGACTGAACCAAGCCAATGGGAAGCTTGCAAAGCTCCAACATTGGGCAcacatgattttttaaaatcaaaactTACAAGTTCAGTTGTTCTTCTCTTCTTATGTTTGGGGACAGAGATGTTGCCCTTTTGCAAGCTAGATAAATAGGGAAGACATCAACTGTCATATGTTGTTTGTCTCATGACTCACTATAACATTTCCCtagtgccaggcagggctgcctcccGAATAAGCAGAGTCAAGACTTTCCTGTAGGTGTCCAAGATCTCCTGGGCAGAAGGCCTTTCAGCTGGGTTCTTCTTCTTGCATGCTGCATGGATGTCAAACAAATGCAGCCGCACAATGTCACTTCCTTCAACGTGGCCCAAGAAAAAATTGGTGACATCAGGGATTTTCCAGATGTCTGTTTTCTCATCATAGGGAGGCATGAGGTCATCCTCAAATGGCACCTCTTCTCCATAGGGCCATCGTTGCTCAGGAGCCACAAACTCACCCTGGAGCTCCCGGTGACCACACTTCACCAGCCTGCCAGCACTTCTGTTCACTAGAGGCAAAGCATCCAAATCATTCACCAGGATGTGAAAGTCACTCGTCAGAAGATACTGAGAGAGGACCTTATCCAGGTCATTTGAGTCACACATCACAAAGGTGCCCAGAGGGCTGCTGTGCAGGTACTGAATGACACTCACATAGTCCATAGCAAGCATCAACCTGCGGTGCCAGGTATTAATGGCCTTGTACTTGGGGATGTGGAGAGTCTCATTCAGGCCCCTCAGGGAGCCTAGAGGATGGTACTCGGTGAGAATTGTGAACTGCTGCTCACAGTAGCCAAGCAGACGGACAACGTACTTGCTTTGAAGTGCTCTCAGCATCTTCAGTCCATGGAGAAagtcctccttcagctctgagTTGGTAAGCTGTGAAAGGAccactttgttttccttccactcAGAAAGGAAGACCTGAGAATACACAAGAGACACGTAAGACTCATGGAGGAAGAGCCTTCTTAGACCATCTGCTACCATCAGCTGCTGACCTCCAAGTGACTGCTTAGTCACAACTGCAATTACACATACCAAGCACAGTCAACCCCTTAGGTAAGCCTGGTACCTGTCACAGCAAGCTCCTTCCAAC
It encodes:
- the POMK gene encoding protein O-mannose kinase translates to MAMEKKPLFVRREFPPREMSSTSLVLLLAAVLLLNTFLYLYLNKFYISSGRAETDPGLCPFGYFKLGTVKNCSPWLSCEAINREVRKLKCVGEGAVKKVFLSEWKENKVVLSQLTNSELKEDFLHGLKMLRALQSKYVVRLLGYCEQQFTILTEYHPLGSLRGLNETLHIPKYKAINTWHRRLMLAMDYVSVIQYLHSSPLGTFVMCDSNDLDKVLSQYLLTSDFHILVNDLDALPLVNRSAGRLVKCGHRELQGEFVAPEQRWPYGEEVPFEDDLMPPYDEKTDIWKIPDVTNFFLGHVEGSDIVRLHLFDIHAACKKKNPAERPSAQEILDTYRKVLTLLIREAALPGTREML